The Syngnathoides biaculeatus isolate LvHL_M chromosome 6, ASM1980259v1, whole genome shotgun sequence genome has a window encoding:
- the LOC133502347 gene encoding cAMP-dependent protein kinase type II-beta regulatory subunit isoform X1, whose amino-acid sequence MSIEIPAGLTELLQRFTVEVLRNQPGDLLDFALQYFSRLHERRDGRRDRDEDEDDGEQPPPPPSHGQPRGGGGGTGTGTGKAVNFLDEAVHIDSENGEDDDDDDDDDDEDFQAPIINRFIRRASVCAEAFNPDEDDEDKEPRAQVAHPKTDEQRQRLQQACRDILLFKNLDPEEMSQVLDAMFEKFCTQGERVIDQDDDGDNFYVIERGTYNVFVRADGAEKLVGCYDDRGSFGELALMYNTPRAATIVATSPGALWCLDRLTFRRIIVKNNAKKRKLYEAFIETLPLLTSLELSERMKVVDVISTKTYRDSQQIIAQGDLADCFYIVESGQVRITIKRSRTKKEPDDEEVEIARCARGQYFGELALVTNKPRAASAYAVGSVKCLVMDVKAFERLLGPCMDIMKRNIANYEEQLLALFGSGAEMEKRCA is encoded by the exons ATGAGTATCGAAATCCCCGCGGGCCTGACGGAGCTGTTGCAGCGCTTTACCGTGGAAGTGCTGCGGAACCAGCCGGGGGACCTGCTCGATTTCGCCCTGCAGTACTTCAGCCGCCTCCACGAGCGTCGCGACGGCCGCCGGGATCGGGATGAGGACGAGGACGACGGggagcagccgccgccgccgccgtcgcacGGACAACCGAGAGGCGGCGGGGGCGGCACCGGCACCGGCACCGGAAAGGCGGTCAATTTCCTCGACGAGGCCGTGCACATCGACTCCGAGAACggagaagacgacgacgacgacgacgatgacgacgacgaagaTTTTCAAG CGCCGATCATAAACAGATTCATCAGAAGAGCGTCAG tgtgcGCCGAAGCCTTCAATCCGGATGAAGATGACGAGGATAAAGAGCCGAGg GCACAGGTCGCCCACCCCAAAACGGACGAGCAGCGACAGCGATTGCAGCAAGCGTGTCGGGACATTCTCCTTTTCAAGAATTTGGATCCC GAAGAGATGTCACAAGTGCTGGACGCCATGTTTGAGAAGTTCTGCACCCAAGGGGAACGCGTCATCGACCAGGATGACGACGGCGACAACTTTTACGTGATTGAGAG ggGGACCTACAACGTTTTCGTCCGGGCGGACGGTGCCGAGAAGCTGGTGGGTTGCTACGACGACCGCGGCAGCTTCGGCGAACTGGCGCTGATGTACAACACGCCCAGGGCGGCCACCATCGTCGCCACCTCGCCCGGAGCCCTCTGGTGCCTG gatcGTCTGACGTTCCGGAGGATCATCGTGAAGAACAACGCCAAGAAGAGGAAGCTGTACGAGGCCTTCATCGAAACGCTGCCGCTGCTCACGTCGCTGGAG CTTTCCGAGAGGATGAAGGTGGTGGACGTCATATCGACGAAGACGTACCGCGACTCGCAGCAGATTATTGCGCAG GGGGACTTGGCGGATTGTTTCTACATTGTGGAGTCGGGGCAAGTTCGCATCACCATCAAGAGAAGCCGG ACGAAAAAGGAGCCGGACGACGAGGAAGTGGAAATCGCCAGGTGCGCCCGGGGGCAATATTTCGGGGAGTTGGCGCTGGTCACGAACAAGCCCAGAGCCGCGTCCGCCTACGCCGTGGGGAGCGTCAAATGTTTGG TGATGGACGTCAAAGCCTTCGAGCGACTTCTGGGCCCCTGCATGGACATCATGAAAAGGAACATTGCCAATTATGAGGAGCAGCTCCTGGCGTTGTTCGGAAGCGGCGCCGAGATGGAGAAGCGCTGCGCCTGA
- the hbp1 gene encoding HMG box-containing protein 1, translated as MDELYDPLKCNEDAASSPGCHADFDDMPELQAAEEDRRSPGLFQVGAGVSHQEPSGRADTNWLAELANIATSLQSPLLLKDAPLKRSSPVRIFGTSNSLHSYARPPLAGSAPTPSRGHLRERRRVRASSESESGVFSMSSSFSDDEDMAWSRSWPSTAWHCFLKGTRLRFHRGPNVEWQEADELGDSDEDSDDDSVMPPSSSSSSLKRFGREGLKLISHEETLSYGQAVLKLTFDPGSPDDGLLSAECRLDHPFFVRSKGWASFYPSLTVVHHGIPCYEMQLGDTCLPPNHPDAIKCDDSVVFDTFRSYDFTPLDSSAVYVLSSMARQRRTSLSGCGAASPDCDKLERSDSPLLAGGRSGRGQPPAGGGGGGASPAKCKRPMNAFMLFAKKYRVEYTQMYPGKDNRAISVILGDKWKKMKSEERRLYTMEAKALAEEQKRLNPDCWKRKRTNSGSQQP; from the exons ATGGACGAGCTGTACGACCCGCTCAAGTGCAACGAGGACGCGGCGTCCTCGCCCGGCTGCCACGCGGACTTCG ATGACATGCCGGAGCTGCAGGCGGCGGAAGAGGACCGGCGGTCGCCGGGCCTGTTCCAGGTGGGGGCCGGCGTGTCGCACCAGGAGCCGAGCGGCCGGGCCGACACCAACTGGCTGGCCGAGCTGGCCAACATCGCCACCAGTCTCCAGAGTCCGCTGCTGCTCAAGGACGCGCCGCTCAAGAG ATCGTCTCCGGTCCGGATCTTCGGCACCAGCAACAGTCTGCATTCGTACGCCCGCCCCCCCCTGGCCGGCAGCGCGCCCACCCCCTCCAGAGGTCACCTCCGGGAGCGCAGACGCGTCCGG GCCAGCAGCGAGTCCGAGTCCGGCGTCTTCTCCATGTCGTCGTCCTTTTCCGACGACGAAGACATGGCCTGGTCCCGCTCGTGGCCGTCCACGGCCTGGCACTGCTTCCTGAAAG GAACTCGTCTCCGCTTCCATCGCGGCCCAAACGTGGAGTGGCAGGAGGCCGACGAGCTCGGTGATTCTGATGAAGATTCTGACGATGACAGCGTGATGCCGccgtcctcttcctcttcctctcttaaG AGATTTGGCCGCGAGGGGCTGAAGCTGATAAGCCACGAAGAGACGTTGTCTTACGGCCAGGCGGTCCTGAAACTCACCTTTGACCCCGGCTCCCCCGACGACGGCCTTTTAAGCGCCGAATGCCGACTGGACCATCCCTTTTTCGTCCGAAGTAAAG GGTGGGCCTCCTTTTACCCGAGCCTGACCGTGGTGCATCATGGGATTCCGTGCTACGAGATGCAGCTGGGCGACACGTGCCTGCCGCCAAACCACCCCGATGCCATTAAATGCGACGATTCCGTGGTTTTTGATACATTTCGAAG CTACGACTTCACCCCGCTGGACTCGTCCGCCGTGTACGTCCTGAGCAGCATGGCCCGCCAGCGCCGGACCTCCCTGTCCGGCTGCGGCGCCGCCAGTCCGGACTGCGACAAACTGGAGCGCTCCGACTCCCCGCTGTTGGCGGGCGGCAGGTCGGGCAGGGGGCAGCCCCCggcagggggcgggggcgggggcgcctCGCCCGCCAAATGCAAGCGGCCCATGAACGCCTTCATGCTCTTCGCCAAGAAGTACCGAGTGGAGTACACGCAGATGTATCCGGGGAAGGACAACAG GGCCATTAGCGTCATCCTGGGCgacaagtggaagaaaatgaagaGCGAGGAACGGCGCCTGTACACCATGGAGGCCAAAGCGCTGGCCGAGGAGCAGAAGCGCCTCAATCCCGACTGCTGGAAGCGCAAAAGAACCAACTCG GGTTCCCAGCAGCCTTAA